DNA sequence from the Vicinamibacterales bacterium genome:
GGTGTATGACCCGAGAAACAACGTGATGAATCGCGACGCCGGCGCGTGCCGGGCCACCTGCAGGTTGAGGCGCTTGACCAGCGCGGGCAGCGGCAGGCCTTCGTCCGCCAGCGTGCGCAGGATGGCGAGCAGCAGCGCCATAAGCAGGGCCGCGGGGCTGGCCTTGCCCGCCACGTCCCCGAGCGCCACCAGCACCGTGCCGTCCGGTTGCGGCAGGATGTCGTAGAAGTCGCCGCCCACGGTGTTGGCGGGCTTGGTGAGGCCGAACGCCTCCACGCCCGGGCCCGACCACGTGCCTTCGGGCAGCATCGCCTGCTGAATCTCGCGCGCCACTTCGAGGTCGCGCTTGAGCGAGAGGCGGTCGGCCACTTCCAGCAGCACCAGCAGGTTCATCAGCAGGAAGCCGCCGAGCAGCCACAGGGTGCCGTCGCTGAACAGCGGCGCCGGCACGCGGATGTGAACGAAGAAGAGCGCAATCGGGATCGGCACGCTCATCAAGCCGAACCCGCGAAAGAGCTGCAGCAGGCCAATTACCGAGAGACCCAGCGCCACACCGTACATCAGCCGGCGGGCGGGCGACAGCCGCATGGTGAACGCCAGGAAGAACCCCTGCGCGTACTTGACCGCCTTCTTGTACCAAGGCAGGCCCTCGAGCTCCGCGGTGTTGATGCCCTTGGCGAAGAAGTGGTAGGCCTCCGGCGTTTCGCGCGTGAACAGCTTCCCCAGCTCCTCGGACGTGAGGTCGTGGGTGTAGCGGCGGAAGAACGCCTTGGGCATCAGCTCTTATCTCGGACGTTAGTTGATCACGCCGAGTTCCCTGCCGACCTTGGCGAACATGTCCAGGGCGTACTGCAGGTCGGCCTTGGTGTGGGTGGCGGCCACAATCGTGCGCAAGCGGGCCTTGTCGCGGGCCACGGTCGGGAAGCCGATGCTCTGGGCGAACACACCCTGCGCAAACAGGGCGTCCGACATGCGCGCCGCGGTGGCCGCCTCGCCGACAATCACCGGCGTGATCGGGCTTTCGCTGAGGCCGGTGTTGAAGCCGAGCTGTTCGAGGCCCGCCTTGAAAAAGCGGGTGTTGTCCCACAGCTGCTCGATCCACTGCGGCTCGCTTTCCAGCACGTCGAGGGCGGCAATGCACGCGGCGGTGACCGCCGGCGGATGCGAGGTCGAGAACAGGAACGGCCGCGCGCGGTGGTAGAGGAACTCGATCAGGGTCTTGGTGCCGGCGACGTAGCCGCCGAGCACGCCAACGGCCTTCGACAGCGTGCCGACCTGGATGTCCACGCGCCCGTGGCACTTGAAATGGTCCACGGTGCCGCTGCCGTTCTTTCCGAACACGCCACTGGCGTGCGCGTCGTCCACCATCATGATGGCGCCGTACTCTTCCGCGATCGTGCACAGCCCGGGCAACGGGCCCAGGTCGCCTTCCATCGAGAACACGCCGTCGGTGATCAGGATCTTGCGCTGCGACGTGGGCAGGTCCTTCAGGATCTTGCGGGCGGCGTCGACGTCCTTGTGTGGGAACACCTTGATGGCGGCGCGGCTCAAGCGGCAGCCGTCGATGATGCTGGCGTGGTTCAATTCATCCGAGATCACCACGTCATCCTTGGTGAGCACCGCCGACACGGTGCCGGCGTTGGCGGAGAAACCGCTCTGGAACACCACCACCGCCTCGACGTGCTTGAACTCGGCCAGCCGGCGCTCGAGCTCCATGTGCATTTCCATGGTGCCCGAGATGGTGCGCACGGCCCCGGAGCCGACGCCGTACTTGGCCACCGCGTCGAGCGCGGCCTGCTTCAGCCGGGGATGCGTGGCCAGGCCCAGGTAGTTGTTCGACGACAGGTTGACGACCGACTTGTGATCGAACGTGGCGTGGGCGGCCGGCTCGCCTTCAAGGATGCGAAGCTTGCGGTAGAGGCCTTGCTCCTTGAGAGCGGTCAGTTCGGCGTTCAGGTATGAAAGGGGATCAGGGCGCATATGGATTCTGCCGGGAACCGGGAGTCGGGAGTCGGAAGCCGATTACGGTAATGCAAACAGTGTATCGCCGTCCGGGAACTGTTCGAGCATCCGCGCGGCGTGGGCCGTGAGCCACGCGCGCACGGTT
Encoded proteins:
- a CDS encoding PP2C family protein-serine/threonine phosphatase gives rise to the protein MPKAFFRRYTHDLTSEELGKLFTRETPEAYHFFAKGINTAELEGLPWYKKAVKYAQGFFLAFTMRLSPARRLMYGVALGLSVIGLLQLFRGFGLMSVPIPIALFFVHIRVPAPLFSDGTLWLLGGFLLMNLLVLLEVADRLSLKRDLEVAREIQQAMLPEGTWSGPGVEAFGLTKPANTVGGDFYDILPQPDGTVLVALGDVAGKASPAALLMALLLAILRTLADEGLPLPALVKRLNLQVARHAPASRFITLFLGSYTPATGRLEFVNAGQTPPLLRRQNGSIERLMSGGVALGMFEGSTYESGEVQLNPGDALLMYSDGLTEAESPDGTPFDEAGLERTLALYAGAYQQAAAGDLGRAVFDAVERHRRDQRLADDLTVLVLSRLA
- a CDS encoding glycine C-acetyltransferase, whose protein sequence is MRPDPLSYLNAELTALKEQGLYRKLRILEGEPAAHATFDHKSVVNLSSNNYLGLATHPRLKQAALDAVAKYGVGSGAVRTISGTMEMHMELERRLAEFKHVEAVVVFQSGFSANAGTVSAVLTKDDVVISDELNHASIIDGCRLSRAAIKVFPHKDVDAARKILKDLPTSQRKILITDGVFSMEGDLGPLPGLCTIAEEYGAIMMVDDAHASGVFGKNGSGTVDHFKCHGRVDIQVGTLSKAVGVLGGYVAGTKTLIEFLYHRARPFLFSTSHPPAVTAACIAALDVLESEPQWIEQLWDNTRFFKAGLEQLGFNTGLSESPITPVIVGEAATAARMSDALFAQGVFAQSIGFPTVARDKARLRTIVAATHTKADLQYALDMFAKVGRELGVIN